GCCATCCAGCTGCAGCTCGGTGAGAATTTTCCGGTCCAGGGCATCCATGGAGAAGATTCTGCCCCAGATCCCGCGATCAAGGGGTAAAGAAGGAAACACCTTCGCGCTGATCGGGCCTAGCCTTCCTCTCGCACCACCGCACGTGAGAGGGAACGACCGATGGACACGACCACGCTGGCGGCCTTCCTGGCAGTGGATCTGCTGCTGATCTTCACGCCCGGTGCGGACTGGGCCTACGCGATCACGGCGGGCCTCAGGGACCGGTCGGTGGTGCCGGCGGTCGCCGGGCTGGTGGCCGGATACGCGGGGTACACGCTGCTCGCGGTGGCGGGACTGGTGGTGATCGTCGCGAGCTCCGGGACGCTGCTCACCGCGCTGACCGTGGCCGGGGCCGGCTACCTGGTGTGGCTGGGCTGGGGAGTGCTCCGGCAGCCGGCCACCCTGGCGGCCTCCGAGGCGGAGGTGGCCACCGAGGGCTCCTCCCGGCTGCGGGTCATGCTCAGGGGCGTCGGGATCAGCGGCCTGAATCCCAAGGCGCTGCTGCTGTACTTCTCCCTGTTCCCGCAGTTCATCGATCCCGCGGGGGCGTGGCCGGTCGCCGGCCAGACCGGCCTGCTCGGCTCGCTGCACATGACCGCCTGCGCCGTCGTCTACCTCACCGTCGGAGTACTCGCCCGCACGGTCCTGAGGACCAGGCCCTCCGCGGCCCGGGTGGTGACCCGGATCTCCGGTGCGATGATGATCGTCATCGGCGGATTCCTGCTCGCGGAACGCCTGGCCGGCTGACGGGCCCCGGGCATCCTCCCCCTGTCGAAGGAGCGTACGTGGACGAGCAGCCCCGTCAGGAAGGAGCGAGCCCCGGGACGCGGGCCCTCGTCCGGGACAGCTTCGCCCGCCGGGGCCTGGTGGTCCGAGCGTGCGCTCTGGTCACCGAGGCACTTCTCGGCAGACGAGCCCCAGCGGGCCGGTAGGGCGACAATCAGGTGCAGGAACTCGTGAGCAGGCAGGAGCGGCAGATCCGGAGGCACCGTGCAGGGACACGTACCGGAGGACTTGGCGTTCGTCGTCGACGCCGGTGGAGCGATCACGGTGTGGAGCGACGGGGCGCGCCGCCTGCTCGGCTACGAACCCGCCGAGCTCGTGGGCCGGCCCGTCGACGCCCTGCTCGCCGCCCCTCTCCCGGAGTCCACGCGGCGGGACGCGGCCGAGGGCCGGCAGTGGGCCGGTGAGCTGGAGCTGCGGCACCGCGACGGCAACCGGGTCGTGGTCCGGCTTCGGGGGACGCCACTGCTGGACGCCGAGGGCGGCCGGCTCTGGCTGGTGACCGGCGCCGTGCCGGTACACCCGGGCGCCTGGCACGAGCACGGGGCCCCGTCCCTGTGGGACCTCACCCTCGCCCGGCTCCCCGTACCGGTGGCGGTCTACGACCGGGACGCCCGGCTCGTGGGCGCCAACGAGACCATGACCGAGGTGATGGGCAAGTCCGAGGAGGAGATGAAGGGCCTGACCCTGTGGGAGATCGAGCCGAACCCTCCCTTCGACATCTACGACCGCCTCCAGCGGGAGGCCCTGCGCACCGGCGAGATGATCTTCCACGAGGAGCACAGCAAGGCCCCGGGCGAGATCCGGCCGCACGCCTGGTCCATGTTCATTTCACCGCTGAAGGACGAGGCCGGCGTGGTCCAGGGTTTGTCGGCGACCGTCTTCGACACGACCGAGCAGTACTGGGCCCGGCGCCGGCTGGCGGTGGTCAACGAGGCCAGTCTGCGCATCGGCAGCACCCTGGACGTCACCCGGACGGCCGAGGAGATGGCGGAAGTGGCCGTCGCCGGGGGATTCGCGGACTTCGTCACCGTGGATCTGCTGGAGTCCGTCGTCCGGGGCGACGAGCCGGGACCACTGCCGAAACGCACGCCGGCCACCGTGCGGCGCACCGCCCAGCGATCGGTGC
The Streptomyces tuirus genome window above contains:
- a CDS encoding LysE family translocator, which produces MDTTTLAAFLAVDLLLIFTPGADWAYAITAGLRDRSVVPAVAGLVAGYAGYTLLAVAGLVVIVASSGTLLTALTVAGAGYLVWLGWGVLRQPATLAASEAEVATEGSSRLRVMLRGVGISGLNPKALLLYFSLFPQFIDPAGAWPVAGQTGLLGSLHMTACAVVYLTVGVLARTVLRTRPSAARVVTRISGAMMIVIGGFLLAERLAG